From Ignisphaera aggregans DSM 17230, the proteins below share one genomic window:
- a CDS encoding protein of unknown function DUF107 (COGs: COG1030 Membrane-bound serine protease (ClpP class)~InterPro IPR002810~KEGG: tpe:Tpen_0830 hypothetical protein~PFAM: protein of unknown function DUF107~SPTR: A1RYF1 Putative uncharacterized protein~PFAM: NfeD-like) has translation MRTAIVILILFITLISIPHAMGLSSKKALILEIDDTIDGGMASYISRNIEGINISNAIVILSINSYGGYLASADEIINKILSSGIECYSWIPPGGKAVSAAALIALSCRDIYMAPGTVFGGMLPYPSDEKVLSYVESRALSLVERRMNITDDVKSLIRSMVRDGKSYTAEELRNIGFIKMVYSLDDVLRDLGVSSYTVARRGIGDKFLSILSNTVISSLLLATGILLIIIEVLTTGFQGYGIAGVIAIALALYGMHLVPPDIIVLTILLSGIVLIAIELHTPGFGAFGIAGTTLLVIGVVLGIYFTPPELRSEAMYSIVSGLLIFSGLMIFIAVKASSVLRIRRPSLSEKLMNSIGIAKTDVYENSPGVVYILNEEWTAYSVKGVIKAGSKVKVVRVEGLKLYVEEVR, from the coding sequence ATGAGGACAGCAATAGTTATTTTGATACTTTTTATCACACTTATATCTATACCACATGCTATGGGTTTATCCTCAAAAAAGGCACTTATTCTAGAGATTGATGATACTATTGATGGTGGAATGGCTTCATATATAAGTAGAAATATTGAGGGTATCAACATCTCTAACGCTATAGTGATTCTCTCTATAAATAGCTATGGTGGTTATCTAGCATCTGCAGATGAGATAATAAATAAAATTCTATCCTCTGGCATAGAATGCTACTCATGGATTCCACCAGGAGGTAAAGCAGTTTCTGCAGCGGCTCTTATTGCTTTATCATGTAGAGATATCTATATGGCTCCTGGAACAGTTTTTGGCGGGATGCTCCCCTATCCATCAGATGAAAAGGTGCTTAGCTATGTAGAGTCTAGAGCTTTATCACTAGTTGAGAGAAGGATGAATATAACAGATGATGTTAAGTCTCTTATAAGATCTATGGTTAGAGATGGAAAGTCTTATACAGCTGAAGAGCTTAGGAATATAGGGTTTATCAAAATGGTTTATAGTCTTGATGATGTTCTTCGTGATCTAGGTGTATCCTCATATACAGTTGCTAGAAGAGGTATAGGTGATAAGTTTCTATCTATATTATCAAATACTGTTATCTCTAGTCTTCTTCTTGCTACAGGTATATTATTAATAATAATTGAGGTTCTTACAACAGGTTTCCAAGGATATGGTATTGCAGGGGTTATAGCAATAGCTCTTGCACTCTATGGAATGCATCTAGTTCCACCAGATATAATAGTGTTGACCATATTGTTATCAGGTATAGTCCTTATAGCAATAGAGCTACATACACCTGGCTTTGGAGCATTTGGAATAGCTGGAACTACGCTCTTGGTAATAGGTGTAGTACTAGGTATATACTTTACACCACCTGAGCTTAGATCCGAAGCTATGTATTCTATAGTAAGTGGTTTACTAATATTTTCAGGTCTAATGATATTTATAGCAGTAAAAGCATCATCAGTACTAAGGATTAGAAGACCTTCTCTTAGTGAAAAACTTATGAATTCTATAGGTATAGCGAAGACAGATGTATATGAGAATAGCCCTGGAGTGGTATATATACTTAATGAGGAGTGGACTGCATATTCTGTTAAAGGTGTTATAAAAGCTGGGTCAAAGGTTAAAGTAGTAAGGGTTGAAGGTCTTAAGCTATATGTAGAAGAGGTTAGATAG
- a CDS encoding putative transcriptional regulator, CopG family (InterPro IPR002145~KEGG: sto:STS074 hypothetical protein~PFAM: CopG domain protein DNA-binding domain protein~SPTR: Q974S2 Putative uncharacterized protein STS074~PFAM: Ribbon-helix-helix protein, copG family), with amino-acid sequence MKKENNVIEINLGLTRVISIKLDEDMVRDIDTIYRKYNYRSRSELIREALLLYTELLKRYSRDETIKILQKIISEKEL; translated from the coding sequence ATGAAAAAAGAAAACAATGTAATAGAAATAAATTTAGGGCTCACAAGAGTTATATCAATAAAGTTAGATGAGGATATGGTTAGAGATATAGATACCATCTATAGAAAGTATAACTATAGAAGTAGATCAGAATTAATAAGAGAAGCACTTCTTCTATATACAGAGCTATTAAAGAGATACAGTAGAGATGAAACAATAAAAATATTACAAAAGATAATTAGTGAGAAAGAACTATAA
- a CDS encoding SPFH domain, Band 7 family protein (COGs: COG0330 Membrane protease subunits stomatin/prohibitin homologs~InterPro IPR001972:IPR001107~KEGG: tne:Tneu_0307 band 7 protein~PFAM: band 7 protein~SMART: band 7 protein~SPTR: B1YBC7 Band 7 protein~PFAM: SPFH domain / Band 7 family), whose translation MDIVSIAFLSIFIVIFIAIIITHLKVVPEYKRLVVFRLGRLLSVKGPGIVFLVPIIDRGVEVDLREFVLDIPPQTCITKDNAPVDVDLLIYMKIFDAIKAVTEVQNYVTASTGIAITTLRAIIGDMQLDDVLAKREYINSTLRAKLDEVTDRWGIKVTSVEIKEIKPPREVQEAMIKQMAAERNRRAMILEAEGKKTAAILEAEGQREAMIKKGEGEKQYEILVAEGKAKALEMINEVAMRLGSNALLLQYMEALKTIAQSPATKIVIPLEMLSAMTRIFSIREERH comes from the coding sequence ATGGATATAGTATCAATAGCATTTTTATCAATATTCATAGTAATATTCATTGCTATAATCATAACCCATCTAAAGGTTGTACCAGAATATAAAAGGCTTGTAGTATTTAGATTGGGGAGACTATTAAGTGTTAAGGGCCCTGGAATAGTCTTCTTAGTACCTATAATAGATCGAGGTGTTGAGGTAGATCTAAGGGAATTTGTACTAGATATACCTCCACAGACATGTATAACAAAGGATAATGCTCCTGTGGATGTAGATCTACTTATATATATGAAGATATTTGATGCTATAAAAGCTGTAACAGAAGTTCAAAACTATGTTACTGCTTCTACAGGTATTGCAATAACAACGCTAAGAGCTATTATCGGTGATATGCAGTTAGATGATGTACTGGCTAAGAGGGAGTACATAAATTCTACTCTTAGAGCAAAGCTAGATGAGGTAACAGATAGATGGGGGATAAAGGTAACATCAGTTGAAATCAAAGAGATTAAACCTCCAAGAGAGGTTCAAGAGGCCATGATAAAGCAGATGGCTGCAGAGAGAAATAGAAGAGCAATGATTCTAGAGGCAGAGGGTAAAAAGACAGCAGCAATACTTGAGGCAGAGGGTCAGCGTGAAGCAATGATAAAGAAGGGAGAGGGTGAGAAACAGTATGAGATACTTGTAGCAGAAGGCAAAGCCAAAGCACTAGAGATGATTAATGAAGTTGCAATGAGGTTAGGATCAAATGCTCTACTCCTACAGTATATGGAGGCATTGAAAACAATTGCACAGAGTCCAGCTACAAAGATAGTTATACCATTAGAGATGTTATCAGCAATGACGAGGATATTTAGTATTAGGGAGGAGAGACATTAG
- a CDS encoding conserved hypothetical protein (KEGG: sso:SSO0637 hypothetical protein~SPTR: Q9UX30 Putative uncharacterized protein), with the protein MSSSAEAVLEYLIVKSLAGRQEVVKALYEYFVEGSSPSVLASKYGLSKHQVRGYIQRITEKTGSITKARVLLKYTVPLILRLKPITKNINNSIVLCSLCNEELPIQIIEDHIRKKHATVVQESLMSIIEIIKKDIAIGRS; encoded by the coding sequence ATGAGCTCTAGTGCTGAAGCTGTACTAGAGTATCTAATAGTTAAATCATTAGCAGGAAGACAGGAAGTAGTTAAGGCTCTCTATGAATATTTTGTAGAGGGTTCTTCACCAAGTGTATTAGCATCTAAATATGGTTTAAGTAAACATCAAGTAAGGGGATATATACAAAGGATAACTGAGAAGACTGGTTCTATAACTAAAGCTAGAGTTTTACTTAAGTATACAGTTCCATTAATTCTTAGATTAAAGCCTATAACAAAGAATATAAATAATTCTATTGTTCTCTGTTCCTTATGCAATGAAGAATTACCTATACAGATAATAGAGGATCATATAAGGAAGAAACATGCAACTGTAGTTCAGGAGAGCCTTATGTCTATTATAGAGATAATAAAGAAGGATATAGCTATTGGAAGAAGCTAG
- a CDS encoding glycoside hydrolase family 12 (InterPro IPR002594~KEGG: sso:SSO1354 endoglucanase precursor~PFAM: glycoside hydrolase family 12~SPTR: Q97YG7 Endoglucanase~PFAM: Glycosyl hydrolase family 12): protein MAVSGLQIIVVILVIALLALGIYIVIGGPGTKTIVTETITYTETVPRTIIQQETKTITTIIPTTIEGIVRETTTETQYTTVTSIATVTMTSILTSTVYQTVSQTIYTTTTITSPMSIILEYPKDLSTVKTLDINGDGISDVKVAINPWNMRSAQGYQKMIINLSTRSIKFISNLTNVSPAEWTNGYPEIYIGRKPWDYSYVNGFGVAFPMKISELKPFVVSFYICIDRLDPSMNFNIAADAWIVRESIARNAGASPSQGDIEIMVWLFNQNLQPAGSRIGEEILPIVINGTKYYKTFEVWKMNSVPWGGWDYIAFKPKDWSIRCGSVVYDPTQFVKALSKYTDGIDISNYYLLDWEIGTEWGSRTSNGIAIFEWTIRDFMAIPGIEIK from the coding sequence ATGGCTGTAAGTGGTTTACAGATTATTGTTGTAATACTTGTTATTGCTCTGTTAGCTCTAGGCATATATATTGTTATTGGTGGTCCAGGGACAAAGACTATAGTTACAGAGACTATCACATATACAGAAACAGTACCTAGAACAATAATACAGCAAGAAACAAAAACAATAACAACTATAATACCAACAACTATAGAGGGAATTGTGAGAGAAACCACAACAGAAACACAATATACAACAGTAACATCTATAGCAACAGTTACAATGACATCAATACTAACTTCAACAGTCTATCAAACAGTATCGCAAACTATATATACTACAACTACAATTACTTCACCTATGTCGATAATACTTGAATATCCAAAGGATCTTAGTACTGTAAAAACCCTAGATATTAATGGTGATGGTATTTCAGATGTAAAGGTAGCTATAAATCCATGGAATATGAGATCGGCCCAAGGCTATCAGAAAATGATTATAAATCTCTCTACAAGATCTATAAAATTCATAAGCAATCTCACCAATGTATCTCCAGCTGAATGGACTAATGGATATCCAGAGATCTATATTGGTAGAAAGCCTTGGGACTATAGCTATGTTAATGGATTTGGTGTAGCATTTCCAATGAAGATAAGTGAGCTTAAGCCATTTGTAGTAAGCTTCTATATATGTATAGATAGGCTAGATCCCTCTATGAACTTTAATATAGCTGCAGATGCATGGATCGTCAGAGAATCAATAGCTAGAAATGCTGGTGCCTCTCCTAGTCAAGGAGATATAGAGATAATGGTATGGCTATTTAACCAAAATCTCCAGCCTGCTGGAAGTAGAATTGGTGAAGAGATATTGCCAATAGTTATAAATGGTACTAAATACTATAAGACATTCGAGGTATGGAAAATGAATAGTGTTCCATGGGGTGGATGGGACTATATAGCATTTAAACCAAAGGATTGGAGTATAAGATGTGGTTCTGTAGTATATGATCCAACACAATTTGTAAAAGCCCTATCTAAATACACAGATGGTATAGATATATCGAATTACTATCTACTTGATTGGGAAATAGGTACAGAATGGGGTTCAAGAACCTCAAATGGTATAGCCATATTTGAGTGGACCATAAGAGACTTCATGGCTATACCTGGCATTGAAATAAAGTAG